A genomic window from Pseudomonadales bacterium includes:
- a CDS encoding TRAP transporter small permease yields MIDRLIVRLRFIESGLMVVLLCAMILVAAYQVIARNFFDSGVLWGDSMVRVLVLWVTFVGATIASRNDEHIRMDLLSRFIKPGFEEVLRRFRSLFTSIIAAVFAWYSLQFVLLDYEDGVIAFAGIPAWVCESVMPFGGALISLRYLLHTVRST; encoded by the coding sequence TTGATTGACAGGCTGATCGTCCGGCTCCGCTTTATCGAAAGCGGGCTGATGGTAGTGCTGCTGTGTGCGATGATCCTCGTCGCCGCCTATCAGGTCATTGCCCGGAATTTTTTCGACTCCGGCGTACTCTGGGGCGACTCAATGGTGCGTGTGCTGGTGCTCTGGGTCACCTTCGTGGGGGCGACCATCGCCTCCCGGAACGACGAGCACATCCGCATGGATCTGCTGTCCCGCTTCATCAAGCCCGGATTCGAAGAAGTATTGCGCAGATTCCGCAGTCTCTTCACCAGCATCATTGCAGCCGTGTTTGCCTGGTACAGCCTGCAGTTCGTGCTGCTCGACTATGAAGACGGCGTCATCGCTTTTGCCGGAATCCCGGCCTGGGTGTGCGAGTCGGTAATGCCATTCGGCGGGGCACTGATCAGTCTGCGCTATCTGCTGCACACGGTTCGATCGACATGA
- a CDS encoding TRAP transporter large permease subunit, with the protein MIWLGILVILAAALAGAPLFAVLMACAMLGFVSADIDLAIVAIEVYRIVDTPLLVALPLFTYAGYVLAEAKTSERLVNLVQSIFGGLPSGLALVGFVACALFTALTGASGVTIVALGALLLPALVRSGYDERFALGLVTTSGSLGLLLVPSVPLILYGIIAQQLDVGESFTISELFLAGVVPMLLMLALLIAFTLWRHRDGRIEQIPFSGRVLLQALTDARWELPLPVIVLGGIYSGYFAISEAAAVTALYVTLAEVVLYREVSWTKLPKVMIDSMVMVGGIMLVLGVALAFTNFLVDAEVPQALFHFMQTHVESTLGFLLLLNVFLLMLGAMLDIFSALVIVVPLILPVAAGYGIHPVHLGIIFLANMQIGYFTPPVGMNLFIASYRFKKPLVELYMASLPFMLVLLIALALITYVPWFSMVLIRD; encoded by the coding sequence ATGATCTGGCTGGGAATCCTGGTCATCCTTGCAGCCGCTCTGGCAGGCGCTCCTCTGTTCGCAGTGCTTATGGCCTGCGCGATGCTGGGATTCGTTTCCGCAGACATCGATCTGGCCATCGTCGCCATTGAGGTCTATCGGATCGTCGACACGCCACTGCTCGTCGCACTGCCACTGTTCACCTACGCCGGTTACGTGCTTGCGGAGGCGAAAACATCCGAGCGCCTGGTGAATCTGGTGCAGAGTATTTTCGGCGGATTGCCCAGTGGTCTCGCCCTGGTGGGTTTCGTCGCCTGCGCACTGTTCACTGCGCTGACCGGCGCATCCGGAGTGACCATCGTTGCGCTGGGTGCTCTGCTGCTGCCGGCGCTGGTCAGATCCGGTTACGACGAGCGCTTCGCACTGGGACTGGTAACCACCTCCGGCAGTCTCGGACTGCTGCTGGTCCCCTCCGTGCCGCTGATACTCTACGGAATCATTGCCCAGCAGCTGGATGTGGGCGAGAGCTTCACGATCTCCGAGCTTTTTCTCGCGGGGGTAGTGCCCATGCTGCTCATGCTGGCACTGCTCATCGCATTCACCCTCTGGCGGCATCGGGACGGTCGTATCGAACAGATTCCCTTCTCCGGCAGAGTGCTGCTGCAGGCGCTTACTGATGCACGCTGGGAACTGCCACTGCCCGTCATCGTTCTGGGCGGCATCTATTCCGGTTATTTCGCCATCTCCGAGGCGGCAGCAGTGACCGCGCTCTATGTCACACTGGCGGAAGTCGTGCTGTATCGGGAAGTCTCCTGGACCAAACTGCCGAAGGTCATGATCGACTCGATGGTGATGGTCGGCGGCATCATGCTGGTACTGGGCGTTGCTCTGGCGTTCACAAACTTCCTGGTCGACGCGGAGGTACCCCAGGCGCTGTTTCACTTCATGCAGACACATGTCGAGAGCACGCTGGGCTTCCTGCTGCTGCTCAATGTCTTTCTGCTCATGCTTGGTGCGATGCTGGATATTTTTTCAGCGCTGGTGATTGTGGTGCCGCTGATACTGCCGGTGGCCGCGGGGTACGGCATACATCCGGTGCATCTCGGCATCATCTTTCTCGCCAATATGCAGATCGGCTACTTCACGCCCCCTGTCGGCATGAATCTGTTTATCGCGAGCTATCGATTCAAGAAGCCGCTGGTGGAACTGTATATGGCCAGTCTGCCATTCATGCTGGTGCTGCTGATCGCGCTGGCGCTCATCACCTATGTACCCTGGTTCAGCATGGTACTGATCAGAGACTGA